The following are from one region of the Bactrocera oleae isolate idBacOlea1 chromosome 6, idBacOlea1, whole genome shotgun sequence genome:
- the LOC138857894 gene encoding LOW QUALITY PROTEIN: NADH-ubiquinone oxidoreductase chain 6-like (The sequence of the model RefSeq protein was modified relative to this genomic sequence to represent the inferred CDS: substituted 1 base at 1 genomic stop codon) produces IKLPLEIIQFLLYSSTLISRFIFIQINHPLAIGLILLIQTLQICLLTGLIAKRFXFSYILFLIFLGGILVLFIYVTSLASNEIFSLSIKLTTLSITIITSLTFISLFIDKLSTLPFIQNLEINTYFNTNLFTHENSLNLHKLYNFPTNLITILLINYLLITLIAVVKITKLFYEPLRPIN; encoded by the coding sequence attaaactacCTCTTGAAATCATACAATTCTTATTATATTCTTCCACATTAATTTCAagatttattttcattcaaataaaCCACCCATTAGCTATAGGATTAATACTTTTAATTCAAACactacaaatttgtttattaacagGACTAATAGCAAAAAGATTCTGATTctcctatattttatttttaatttttctaggaGGAATATTAGTATTATTCATCTATGTAACTTCATTAgcttcaaatgaaatattttctttatccaTAAAATTAACAACTCTTAGTATTACTATTATAACAAGTCTTACATTTATTTCTCTATTTATTGATAAACTATCTACACTTCCTTTTATCCAAAACTTAGAAATAAATACCTACTTTAATACTAATTTATTTACAcatgaaaattcattaaatctacataaattatataatttcccAACAAACctaataacaattttattaataaattatttattaattacactAATTGCAGtagtaaaaattactaaattattcTACGAACCTCTCCGGCCTATAAACTAA